Genomic DNA from Candidatus Krumholzibacteriia bacterium:
ACGTAGACATTGCCGGAGATGTCCACGGCGACACCGCTGGGAGCGCTGAACTGGCTGATACCCGTGCCCGGGGTACCCCACTTGAGAACGTACTGCGGCGTGGTGGAAGGCGTGGGGTTGGGATTGACGGGGGTTTCGCTTTCACTCCCGCAGCCAACCGCAATCAACAAGAGCACCACAAAGCCGGGTCTAAGAAGGAATCGGCGGGTAGTCATCGGGCCCTCCATGGGTACGCGTGTCCGGGATACGGTTTGCGGGGGCACGCCTACCACGGGCCCTTGAGGATGCGACACGCGGTTCTGACTTTCGGCACGAGGAATTCGAGAAAAAAGGTAGATCTTCTTTTCACAAGCGCGGCGTGTCAGTGGTTCAGCCGCATGCGGGCCGGGTCTATCTCATACGTCCACGGCAGACCGGCGTTCTTCCATCCATTCAGCACGCGCTTTCCGTGAGACGGACTCGCGGGATCCTTGACCGCATCCCCTTCCATCCCGTCGACGACGGAATAGACATTCGTGAACCCGGCTTCCGCCAGCGCGTTCACCGCGCGCGCGCTCCGAGCCCCCGACCGGCACATGACGAAGAGGGTGTCGGCGGGGTTTGCGATGGCTTTCACACTGGTGACGAACGCGGCGTTGGGTTGCATGGCGAAGTGTTCCTTTGCGCTGTCCCAATCGTAGCTCTGAAACAGATATGGGATGTTCCACGCCATCGCGGCGTGCCCGACGAACATGTATTCCTCCGGTGTGCGCACGTCGATGACCGTCGCGTGCTCCGGATCGGCCTTCCAGCGGCCGTACGCCTCGGCGGCGGTCACGTACAGACCCAGCGTCGTCTGCTTGGCGCCCGGGATCTCCCCCACTTCACGAGGCACAGCCAC
This window encodes:
- a CDS encoding rhodanese-like domain-containing protein; translation: MELQEPAPVAVPREVGEIPGAKQTTLGLYVTAAEAYGRWKADPEHATVIDVRTPEEYMFVGHAAMAWNIPYLFQSYDWDSAKEHFAMQPNAAFVTSVKAIANPADTLFVMCRSGARSARAVNALAEAGFTNVYSVVDGMEGDAVKDPASPSHGKRVLNGWKNAGLPWTYEIDPARMRLNH